A window from Flavobacterium sp. 83 encodes these proteins:
- a CDS encoding aminotransferase class I/II-fold pyridoxal phosphate-dependent enzyme yields MKNFNPADNIQDLQYFGEFGGVNPSISDSSTYTFLSAKTMFDTFEGNMEGCYLYSRHSSPSNLYLDKALAAMEGTETANVSASGMGAITPTLLQLCGTGDHIVSSRTIYGGTYAFLKNFAPRLGIKTTFVDITKLDVVEAAITSETKVLYCETVSNPLLEVADIASLAKIAKKYNLKLVVDNTFSPLSVSPARLGADIVIHSLTKYINGSSDTVGGVTCASQEFIDSLKNVNSGASMLLGPTMDSLRSASVMKNLRTLHIRMKQHSYNAMYLAERFEKDGLKTVYPGLASHPSHEIYKTMINPEYGFGGMMTLDVGTLAKANELMELMQAKNLGYLAVSLGFYKTLFSAPGTSTSSEIPMDEQIAMGLTDGLIRFSIGLDNDIERTYQMMKKCMIELNVLT; encoded by the coding sequence ATGAAAAATTTCAATCCCGCAGACAACATTCAGGATTTACAGTACTTTGGTGAATTTGGTGGTGTGAATCCATCGATTTCTGATTCCTCAACCTATACTTTCCTCTCGGCAAAGACCATGTTTGATACTTTTGAAGGTAATATGGAAGGCTGTTATTTGTATTCTCGCCATTCCTCTCCAAGTAATTTGTATTTAGACAAAGCATTGGCCGCAATGGAAGGAACGGAAACAGCCAATGTTTCAGCTTCAGGTATGGGAGCAATAACGCCTACGCTATTGCAATTATGCGGAACGGGTGATCACATCGTTTCCAGCAGAACAATTTACGGTGGAACATATGCTTTCTTGAAGAATTTCGCGCCGAGATTAGGTATCAAAACCACTTTTGTTGACATCACAAAATTAGATGTTGTAGAAGCTGCTATTACTTCGGAAACTAAAGTTTTATATTGTGAAACAGTTAGTAATCCTTTGCTGGAAGTGGCTGATATTGCCAGTTTAGCAAAAATTGCAAAAAAATACAATTTGAAATTGGTTGTAGATAATACTTTTTCGCCCTTATCAGTCTCTCCTGCACGATTAGGTGCTGATATTGTGATTCACAGTTTGACAAAATACATCAACGGAAGCAGCGATACGGTGGGCGGTGTAACGTGTGCTTCGCAAGAATTTATCGATAGTTTAAAAAATGTGAATAGTGGTGCCAGTATGCTACTTGGACCAACAATGGATAGTTTACGTTCGGCGAGTGTAATGAAAAATTTGCGCACATTACATATTAGAATGAAACAACACAGTTACAATGCGATGTATCTGGCAGAACGTTTTGAAAAAGACGGACTGAAAACAGTTTATCCTGGATTAGCAAGTCATCCAAGCCACGAAATCTATAAAACGATGATTAATCCGGAATATGGTTTTGGCGGAATGATGACACTTGATGTTGGAACTTTGGCGAAAGCCAATGAATTAATGGAATTGATGCAGGCAAAAAACCTCGGTTATTTGGCAGTGAGTTTGGGGTTTTACAAAACCTTATTTAGTGCGCCGGGAACTTCTACTTCAAGCGAAATTCCAATGGACGAACAAATAGCAATGGGATTGACTGATGGTTTAATTCGGTTTTCTATAGGTTTAGATAATGATATTGAAAGAACCTACCAGATGATGAAAAAATGCATGATAGAATTGAATGTACTCACATAA
- a CDS encoding Lrp/AsnC family transcriptional regulator: protein MTLDSIDKKLLFLLQTDSKKTTKELSLKLNLSVTAVYERIKKMEREGIIDKYVVLVNRSKVEKGFVVFCHLKLIQHTKEFLTKFESEVVKLKEVIECHHVSGDYDYILKIIVKDMEAYREFLVTKLTTLQHIGSTHSTFMISEVKNTTVVDI from the coding sequence ATGACATTAGATTCAATTGATAAAAAGTTGCTTTTTTTATTACAAACAGATAGTAAGAAGACGACCAAGGAATTGTCCTTAAAACTTAATCTTTCTGTAACAGCCGTTTACGAACGCATTAAAAAAATGGAAAGGGAAGGGATTATCGATAAATACGTTGTATTAGTCAATCGGTCGAAAGTTGAGAAAGGATTTGTGGTTTTCTGTCATCTTAAATTAATACAACATACCAAAGAGTTTCTTACTAAGTTTGAAAGTGAAGTTGTAAAACTAAAAGAAGTGATAGAATGCCATCATGTGAGTGGCGATTATGATTACATATTGAAAATAATAGTTAAAGATATGGAAGCGTACCGAGAATTTTTGGTCACAAAACTCACCACATTACAGCATATTGGAAGTACCCACAGCACTTTTATGATTAGCGAAGTGAAAAATACAACCGTTGTTGATATTTAG
- the lpdA gene encoding dihydrolipoyl dehydrogenase, producing MSSFDVVIIGSGPGGYVSAIRCAQLGFKTAIIEKYSTLGGTCLNVGCIPSKALLASSHHYSEIAHFADHGIEVSGEVKVNLEKMIARKQAVVDQTSGGVKFLMDKNKITVLEGLGSFVDATHVAVAKADGTSETIEAKNIIIATGSKPSSLPFIKIDKERIITSTEALKLKEVPKHLVIIGGGVIGIELGQVYLRLGAQVSVVEYLDRIIPGMDASLSKELTKVLKKQGMKFYVSHKVKSVERNGEGVVVQAENAKGETITLEGDYSLVSVGRRPYTDGLNADKAGVKISDRGMVEVNDHLQTNVPNIYAIGDVVRGAMLAHKAEEEGTMVAEIIAGQKPHIDYNLIPGVVYTWPEVAAVGQTEEQLKAAGVDYKSGSFPFKALGRARAGGDLDGFVKILADAKTDEVLGVHMIGARCADLIAEAVTAMEFKASAEDISRMSHAHPTFAEAIKEAALAATDNRALHV from the coding sequence ATGAGTTCATTTGACGTAGTCATTATAGGTTCTGGACCAGGCGGATATGTATCAGCGATTCGTTGTGCACAATTGGGTTTCAAAACAGCAATTATTGAAAAATATTCCACTCTAGGAGGAACTTGCCTAAATGTAGGTTGTATTCCTTCAAAAGCATTACTTGCTTCTTCTCATCATTACAGTGAAATTGCTCATTTTGCAGATCACGGAATTGAAGTTTCCGGAGAAGTAAAAGTGAACCTTGAAAAAATGATTGCACGTAAACAAGCTGTTGTTGATCAAACTTCGGGTGGTGTGAAATTTTTAATGGACAAAAATAAAATTACAGTTCTTGAAGGATTAGGTTCGTTTGTTGATGCTACACACGTTGCTGTTGCAAAAGCAGATGGAACTTCTGAAACTATCGAAGCTAAAAACATCATAATCGCAACAGGTTCTAAACCTTCTTCTTTGCCATTTATCAAAATCGATAAAGAAAGAATCATTACTTCTACTGAAGCTTTGAAACTTAAAGAAGTGCCAAAACATTTGGTAATTATTGGTGGTGGAGTAATTGGGATTGAATTAGGTCAAGTGTATTTACGATTGGGAGCGCAAGTTTCTGTTGTAGAATATTTAGACAGAATCATTCCAGGAATGGATGCTTCATTATCTAAAGAATTGACTAAAGTATTGAAGAAACAAGGTATGAAATTCTACGTTTCACACAAAGTGAAATCAGTAGAAAGAAATGGCGAAGGCGTTGTAGTTCAAGCTGAAAATGCAAAAGGAGAAACAATTACGCTGGAAGGAGATTATTCATTAGTTTCTGTGGGTCGTCGTCCGTATACTGATGGATTGAATGCTGATAAAGCAGGCGTGAAAATCTCAGATAGAGGAATGGTTGAAGTAAATGATCATTTGCAAACCAACGTTCCTAATATTTATGCAATTGGAGATGTAGTTCGTGGAGCTATGCTAGCGCACAAAGCCGAAGAAGAAGGAACTATGGTTGCTGAGATTATTGCAGGTCAAAAACCACATATTGATTACAACTTGATTCCCGGTGTTGTTTACACTTGGCCAGAAGTCGCTGCAGTTGGACAAACGGAAGAGCAATTGAAAGCCGCTGGAGTAGATTATAAATCAGGAAGTTTCCCTTTCAAAGCTTTAGGTCGTGCAAGAGCAGGAGGAGATTTAGACGGATTTGTAAAAATTCTTGCTGATGCAAAAACAGATGAAGTTCTTGGAGTTCACATGATTGGTGCTCGTTGTGCGGATTTAATTGCTGAAGCAGTTACTGCAATGGAATTCAAAGCATCTGCTGAGGATATTTCAAGAATGTCTCATGCACACCCAACATTTGCAGAAGCAATAAAAGAAGCTGCATTAGCTGCTACTGATAACAGAGCTTTACATGTGTAA
- a CDS encoding DoxX family membrane protein translates to MKIAIIIIRSLLGLLFLYTSISFFLHLSPEAETTGNFKAFSVGLMASTYLMPLAKSLEFLCGLSFITGRYVTLANLIILPVTLNILLINFFLTPQNLPIALFVFFGNIFLIFSHWENYKSVFVAK, encoded by the coding sequence ATGAAAATTGCAATCATTATTATTCGATCTTTACTTGGGCTACTTTTCCTTTATACCTCAATTAGTTTTTTTTTACATCTATCCCCTGAGGCTGAAACAACTGGAAACTTCAAAGCATTTAGTGTCGGTTTAATGGCGTCTACTTATTTGATGCCATTAGCAAAATCTTTGGAATTTCTTTGCGGGTTATCATTTATAACCGGACGATATGTAACATTGGCTAATCTTATCATTTTACCTGTAACTTTAAATATATTATTAATCAATTTTTTCTTAACACCACAAAATCTACCAATTGCATTATTTGTGTTTTTTGGAAATATCTTTTTAATCTTTAGCCATTGGGAAAATTATAAAAGTGTATTTGTGGCTAAATAA
- a CDS encoding DUF4349 domain-containing protein, with protein MKTIVKLSVTSFAIITLLFSCKKGEAQAEERTLESSTKSTAAISSSAAVEKKGDNRKFIRTADLKFKVKNVPQSTYAIENATNKFGGYVTYTNLQSTISDQIETKISQDSILETTKFSVENNITIRVPNTKLDTLIKVIAKQIAFLDYRLIKADDVSIQMIKNQLIQTRKKNHQKRLEKAINTKGKKLNDITIAESDLEDQKEQNDSSKIENLSLQDQVNFSTLKLQIYQPESLKQEKIANTKDKSDYQTNIGIEILDALKNGWYMLKEIIVFIFNFWAILLIGTVGFIVYKKYLHK; from the coding sequence AAAATTAAGCGTAACATCGTTCGCAATTATCACATTACTATTTTCCTGTAAAAAAGGGGAAGCTCAAGCTGAAGAAAGAACACTCGAATCGTCAACTAAATCAACTGCCGCCATATCTTCATCAGCAGCGGTTGAGAAAAAAGGAGATAATCGAAAATTTATTCGGACAGCAGACCTTAAATTTAAGGTGAAAAATGTACCACAATCAACATATGCAATCGAAAATGCAACCAATAAATTTGGAGGATATGTTACCTACACTAATTTACAAAGTACTATTTCAGACCAAATAGAGACCAAAATAAGTCAAGACAGCATTCTGGAAACTACAAAGTTTTCAGTAGAAAACAACATTACTATCCGAGTTCCAAATACCAAGCTCGATACCCTGATAAAAGTGATAGCAAAACAAATTGCCTTTTTAGACTATCGACTGATAAAAGCAGATGATGTTTCCATACAAATGATAAAGAACCAATTGATACAAACCAGAAAAAAAAATCATCAAAAACGATTGGAAAAAGCCATTAATACTAAAGGCAAAAAACTGAATGACATCACAATCGCCGAAAGTGATTTAGAAGACCAAAAGGAACAAAATGATTCCAGCAAAATCGAAAACCTATCGCTACAAGACCAAGTAAATTTCAGTACATTAAAGTTGCAAATCTATCAACCTGAATCGTTAAAACAGGAAAAAATTGCGAATACTAAAGATAAAAGTGACTATCAAACGAATATAGGAATTGAAATCCTGGATGCACTGAAAAATGGTTGGTATATGCTTAAAGAAATTATTGTTTTTATCTTCAATTTTTGGGCAATTCTGTTAATAGGAACCGTTGGTTTTATTGTTTATAAGAAATATTTGCATAAATAA